The Symbiobacterium terraclitae genome segment GACTAGGGCGGACTACTCGTCCGCCCCGCTGGGATCAAATTTGTAACCAATGCCCCACACCGTCTTGATGAAACGGGGCTCGGCCGGGTTGGCCTCGATCTTCTCCCTGAGGCGTCGGATGCAGACCGTCACCGTCGACTGGTCCGTGGGCACGTCGCCGTGCCAGACCCGGGCCAGGAGCGACTCGCGGGTGAAGGGGTGGCCGGGGTGACTGGCCAGCAGCCAGAGCAGGTCGAACTCCTTCGGCGTCAGCTCCGGCATCTTGCCGTCCACCACCACCGTGCGGGTGGTCCGGTTGATCTCCAGGTTGCCGAAGCGCAGCGTGCGGCTCTCCGGCAGGGTCGGCATCCGCCGCAGGATGGCGTGGACCCGCAGGACCAGCTCGCTCAGGTCGAAGGGCTTGGTGACGTAATCGTCGGCGCCCAGGCGGAAGCCGACGATCTTGTCCACGTTGTCGCCGCGCGCGGTGAGCAGGAGGATCGGCACGGCGGAGTGGGCCCGGATGCGGCCACACACGGAGAAGCCGTCCAGGTTCGGCATCATCACGTCGAGGATGACCAGGTCGGGCCGCTGCGACAGCGCCAGGTCCAGCGCCTCCTGGCCGTCGCTGGCCCGGAGCACCTCGAACCCCTCGCTGCACAGGGCGGCCTCCAGCACCTTCAGCGTCTTCGGGTCGTCGTCGGCCACCAGGATCCGCCGGGTCACTGACATGGCGCATCACCTCGGTGAATGGGTAGGGTGAAGTGGAAGCTGGCGCCGTTTCCGGGCTCGCTCTCGACCCAGATCTTCCCGCCGTGCAGCTCCACCAGGAGCTTCGCGAGCGCCAGCCCCAGTCCCGATCCGCCCGTGCGTTCGTGTGCCGAGCCGCGCCGGAAGAGCTGGAAGATCACCTCCTGGTCGGCGAGCGGGATCCCCGGGCCGTTGTCGTGGACCGTCACCCGCACCTCGCCTCCGGCCGCCGCGGCCTCCAGCGACACCTGGCCCCCCTG includes the following:
- a CDS encoding response regulator transcription factor, whose product is MSVTRRILVADDDPKTLKVLEAALCSEGFEVLRASDGQEALDLALSQRPDLVILDVMMPNLDGFSVCGRIRAHSAVPILLLTARGDNVDKIVGFRLGADDYVTKPFDLSELVLRVHAILRRMPTLPESRTLRFGNLEINRTTRTVVVDGKMPELTPKEFDLLWLLASHPGHPFTRESLLARVWHGDVPTDQSTVTVCIRRLREKIEANPAEPRFIKTVWGIGYKFDPSGADE